A stretch of Janibacter endophyticus DNA encodes these proteins:
- a CDS encoding DUF2505 domain-containing protein — MKITHSVRYAASVDQVCEMLTDPDFRERATLAQGAISASATVAGGRVTVDARRPDDEIPAFARKLIGDVELHITQTEDWADDVYEALMTIATTGLPASIRGTRSLVEDGDGTLDVFEGEATAKVPLLGGRIEKLLADKLAHGWDAEHRVGVAWLQGDR, encoded by the coding sequence ATGAAGATCACCCACTCCGTCCGGTACGCCGCATCCGTCGACCAGGTCTGCGAGATGCTCACCGATCCGGACTTCCGTGAACGAGCCACCCTGGCCCAGGGCGCGATCTCGGCGAGCGCCACCGTCGCCGGCGGCCGCGTCACCGTCGACGCCCGGCGTCCCGACGACGAGATCCCCGCATTCGCGCGCAAGCTCATCGGCGACGTCGAGCTGCACATCACCCAGACCGAGGACTGGGCCGACGACGTGTACGAGGCCCTGATGACCATCGCGACGACGGGCCTGCCGGCGAGCATCCGCGGGACCCGCTCGCTGGTCGAGGACGGCGACGGCACGCTCGACGTCTTCGAGGGCGAGGCCACCGCGAAGGTCCCTCTGCTCGGCGGCAGGATCGAGAAGCTCCTCGCCGACAAGCTCGCCCACGGCTGGGACGCCGAGCACCGCGTCGGCGTCGCCTGGCTGCAGGGCGACCGGTAA
- a CDS encoding gamma-aminobutyraldehyde dehydrogenase gives MYQLIDGQVRTGSAGEEIDLLDPSTGESLGSVDLASTGDVDDAVAAAGRAFEEWSRVTPAERSGLLAKTAEILESRAEELAQAETAQCGKPIRLSREFDVPGSIDNVAFFAGAARHLSGMASGEYSADHTSTLRREPIGVVGSIAPWNYPLQMAAWKILPAVAAGNTIVLKPSELTPTTSVLFAQAFLDAGVPAGVVNVVTGRGADAGAHLMRHDDVSMVSFTGSTRVGRTVLEAAATNAKRVHLELGGKAPFVVFEDADLEAAVHGAVAGSLINSGQDCTAATRAIVHRNLHDAFVEGVAELFEQVVLGPTRDEGSDLGSLISFEHRDKVAGMVERARGYATVVCGGRSPADGDLAKGAYYRPTLITGAAPDSEIVTDEIFGPVLTVVPFDTDDEAIALANDTVYGLAASAWTTDVYRAGRATREIQAGCVWVNDHIPIISEMPHGGYKQSGFGKDMSHYSFEEYTQVKHVMTDITGTARKEWHRTIFRGA, from the coding sequence ATGTACCAGCTCATCGACGGACAGGTCCGCACCGGGTCGGCGGGGGAGGAGATCGATCTCCTCGACCCCTCGACGGGTGAGTCCCTCGGCAGCGTCGACCTCGCCTCCACCGGTGACGTCGACGACGCGGTGGCCGCGGCCGGCCGCGCCTTCGAGGAGTGGTCGCGGGTCACCCCGGCCGAGCGCTCTGGCCTGCTCGCGAAGACGGCAGAGATCCTCGAGAGCCGGGCCGAGGAGCTGGCCCAGGCCGAGACCGCCCAGTGCGGCAAGCCGATCCGGCTCTCCCGCGAGTTCGACGTGCCCGGCAGCATCGACAACGTCGCTTTCTTCGCGGGGGCGGCCCGCCACCTCAGCGGGATGGCCAGCGGCGAGTACAGCGCTGACCACACCTCGACGCTGCGCCGCGAGCCCATCGGCGTCGTCGGCTCCATCGCGCCGTGGAACTACCCGCTCCAGATGGCCGCGTGGAAGATCCTCCCGGCCGTCGCCGCCGGCAACACGATCGTCCTCAAGCCGAGCGAGCTCACGCCGACGACCTCGGTCCTCTTCGCCCAGGCCTTCCTCGACGCCGGGGTCCCGGCCGGGGTCGTCAACGTCGTCACCGGCCGGGGCGCCGACGCCGGTGCCCACCTGATGCGCCACGACGACGTCTCGATGGTCTCCTTCACCGGCTCCACCCGGGTCGGCCGCACCGTCCTCGAGGCGGCCGCGACGAACGCGAAGCGCGTCCACCTCGAGCTCGGGGGCAAGGCCCCCTTCGTCGTCTTCGAGGACGCCGACCTCGAGGCCGCTGTCCACGGCGCGGTCGCCGGGTCCCTCATCAACAGCGGCCAGGACTGCACCGCCGCGACCCGTGCCATCGTCCACCGCAACCTGCACGACGCCTTCGTCGAGGGCGTCGCCGAGCTGTTCGAGCAGGTCGTCCTCGGCCCCACCCGGGACGAGGGGAGCGACCTCGGCTCGCTCATCTCCTTCGAGCACCGCGACAAGGTCGCCGGCATGGTCGAGCGGGCTCGGGGCTACGCCACGGTCGTCTGCGGGGGACGGTCGCCGGCCGACGGTGACCTGGCGAAGGGGGCGTACTACCGGCCCACCCTCATCACCGGTGCTGCCCCGGACAGCGAGATCGTCACGGACGAGATCTTCGGCCCCGTGCTCACCGTCGTCCCCTTCGACACCGACGACGAGGCGATCGCCCTGGCCAACGACACCGTCTACGGGCTGGCCGCCTCCGCCTGGACGACCGATGTCTACCGCGCCGGCCGGGCGACCCGCGAGATCCAGGCGGGCTGCGTGTGGGTCAACGACCACATCCCGATCATCAGCGAGATGCCGCACGGCGGGTACAAGCAGTCCGGCTTCGGCAAGGACATGTCGCACTACTCCTTCGAGGAGTACACGCAGGTCAAGCACGTCATGACCGACATCACCGGGACGGCGCGCAAGGAGTGGCACCGCACGATCTTCCGCGGCGCCTGA
- a CDS encoding ABC transporter permease: protein MIELTDGWVGEVAFLAGLLVLTALTLGLQRWARVRLGWTPVTAILRATLQLAVVAALLSGVLATGWTVALFVLLMLTTASLTSGGRISELYRGRQAAVVAVVVGALVTIVLVFGLHLMDWTVRYLVAVAGIVIGNAMSATTLAGRQFRTLAGERSDEIQGWLALGATPRQAHDDIGRHAVHEMLIPNLDQTRSTGLVTLPGAFVGAIMGGASPLEAAKFQLVVLAGIALTMTIAGIIVSRFASGSPTVPGARA, encoded by the coding sequence GTGATCGAGCTGACGGACGGATGGGTGGGAGAGGTCGCCTTCCTCGCCGGGCTGCTCGTCCTCACCGCCCTGACGCTCGGCCTCCAGCGGTGGGCCCGCGTCCGGCTCGGCTGGACCCCCGTCACCGCGATCCTGCGCGCCACCCTCCAGCTCGCCGTCGTCGCCGCGCTCCTCTCGGGGGTGCTCGCGACCGGCTGGACCGTCGCCCTCTTCGTCCTGCTCATGCTGACGACCGCGTCACTGACCTCCGGGGGCCGGATCAGCGAGCTCTACCGCGGACGGCAGGCGGCCGTCGTCGCCGTCGTCGTCGGGGCGCTCGTGACGATCGTCCTCGTCTTCGGCCTGCACCTCATGGACTGGACGGTGCGCTACCTCGTCGCCGTCGCGGGCATCGTCATCGGCAACGCGATGAGCGCGACGACCCTCGCCGGCCGGCAGTTCCGGACCCTCGCGGGCGAGCGCTCCGACGAGATCCAGGGGTGGCTGGCGCTCGGTGCCACGCCCCGTCAGGCGCACGACGACATCGGCCGGCACGCCGTGCACGAGATGCTCATCCCCAACCTCGACCAGACCCGCAGCACCGGGCTCGTCACGCTGCCGGGGGCCTTCGTCGGGGCGATCATGGGCGGGGCCAGCCCGCTCGAGGCCGCGAAGTTCCAGCTCGTCGTCCTCGCCGGCATCGCCCTGACGATGACGATCGCCGGCATCATCGTGAGCCGCTTCGCGAGCGGGTCGCCGACGGTGCCGGGCGCCCGCGCCTGA
- the nadD gene encoding nicotinate-nucleotide adenylyltransferase, producing MRLGVMGGTFDPIHHGHLVAASEVQSLFDLDEVVFVPTGQPWQKADREVSPAEHRYLMTVVATASNPGFTVSRVDIDRDGPTYTIDTLRDLRAARPDDELFFITGADALAQILSWKDADELFDLAHFIGVTRPGYELSESGLPEDKVTLQEVPAMAISSTDCRDRVADGEPVWYLVPDGVVQYINKYALYTADDTETTTT from the coding sequence GTGCGCCTCGGCGTCATGGGTGGGACCTTCGACCCCATCCACCACGGGCACCTCGTGGCGGCCTCTGAGGTGCAGTCCCTCTTCGACCTCGACGAGGTCGTCTTTGTCCCGACCGGGCAGCCCTGGCAGAAGGCCGACCGTGAGGTCTCGCCGGCCGAGCACCGATACCTCATGACCGTCGTCGCGACGGCGAGCAACCCAGGCTTCACCGTGAGCCGGGTCGACATCGACCGAGACGGCCCCACCTACACGATCGACACGCTGCGCGACCTGCGCGCGGCCCGGCCCGACGACGAGCTCTTCTTCATCACCGGGGCCGACGCCCTGGCGCAGATCCTGTCCTGGAAGGACGCGGACGAGCTCTTCGACCTTGCGCACTTCATCGGCGTGACCCGCCCCGGCTACGAGCTCAGCGAGTCGGGGCTGCCCGAGGACAAGGTCACCCTCCAGGAGGTCCCCGCCATGGCGATCTCCTCGACCGACTGCCGCGACCGCGTCGCCGACGGCGAGCCCGTGTGGTACCTCGTGCCCGACGGCGTCGTGCAGTACATCAACAAGTACGCCCTCTACACCGCAGACGACACGGAGACCACGACCACGTGA
- the rsfS gene encoding ribosome silencing factor, with product MSATPRARELATIAGRAAADKIAESVVALDVSGQMPLTDIFLIVSADNERQVGSIVDAVEEALREIDVKPLRREGAREGRWVLLDFGDIVVHVQHEEERAYYELERLWKDCPVIDLGIETSSGEGTAS from the coding sequence GTGAGTGCCACCCCCCGAGCCCGTGAGCTCGCCACCATCGCCGGGCGCGCCGCCGCCGACAAGATCGCCGAGTCGGTCGTCGCCCTCGACGTCAGCGGCCAGATGCCGCTGACCGACATCTTCCTCATCGTCTCGGCCGACAACGAGCGCCAGGTCGGCTCCATCGTCGACGCCGTCGAGGAGGCCCTGCGCGAGATCGACGTCAAGCCGTTGCGTCGCGAGGGCGCCCGCGAGGGCCGCTGGGTGCTGCTCGACTTCGGCGACATCGTCGTCCACGTCCAGCACGAGGAGGAGCGGGCCTACTACGAGCTCGAGCGCCTCTGGAAGGACTGCCCGGTCATCGACCTCGGCATCGAGACGAGCTCCGGCGAGGGCACCGCCTCGTGA
- the proB gene encoding glutamate 5-kinase produces the protein MTPLEITDEQARARVAQARRVVVKVGSSSLTNADGGHLDGERVTAIVDAIAGRVAEGVQVVLVSSGAIAAGIGPLGLARRPRDLATQQAAASVGQGVLVAAYDAAFRRHGLHVGQVLLTADDTTRRGHYTNARRTLDRLLTLGIVPIINENDTVATSEIKFGDNDRLAALVAHLIGADTLVLLTDVDALYTDKPDRPGARRIAVVRGRDQLKDIDVSARGSRVGTGGMQTKVEAASIANAAGISAVLAATPDIGRALAGEDVGTVFVPARRRRPNRTWWLQHATTSRGALVVDAGAVTALTERGKSLLPAGIVEIRGSFAEGDVVDVVGPDGAVVARGLSSYSSTDLPQMLGRSTKEIAAELGAQYEREAIHRDHLALTSR, from the coding sequence ATGACCCCGCTGGAGATCACCGACGAGCAGGCGCGCGCCCGCGTGGCGCAGGCCCGTCGTGTCGTCGTCAAGGTGGGCTCGTCGTCGCTGACCAACGCCGACGGCGGTCATCTCGACGGCGAGCGGGTCACCGCGATCGTCGACGCCATCGCCGGCCGGGTCGCGGAGGGTGTCCAGGTCGTGCTCGTCTCCTCCGGCGCGATCGCGGCGGGGATCGGCCCGCTCGGGCTGGCCCGGCGTCCGCGCGACCTCGCGACCCAGCAGGCGGCCGCGAGCGTGGGGCAGGGCGTGCTGGTCGCCGCCTACGACGCCGCCTTCCGCCGCCACGGGCTGCACGTCGGACAGGTCCTCCTCACCGCCGACGACACCACCCGTCGCGGTCACTACACCAACGCGCGTCGCACGCTCGACCGGCTCCTCACGCTCGGGATCGTCCCGATCATCAACGAGAACGACACGGTCGCGACGAGCGAGATCAAGTTCGGCGACAACGACCGGCTCGCCGCCCTCGTCGCCCACCTCATCGGGGCCGACACCCTGGTGCTCCTCACCGACGTCGACGCGCTCTACACCGACAAGCCGGACCGTCCGGGCGCCCGTCGGATCGCCGTCGTCCGCGGTCGTGACCAGCTCAAGGACATCGACGTCAGCGCCCGTGGCTCCCGTGTCGGGACCGGGGGGATGCAGACCAAGGTCGAGGCGGCCTCGATCGCAAACGCGGCCGGGATCAGCGCCGTCCTCGCCGCGACCCCCGACATCGGCCGCGCGCTCGCCGGCGAGGACGTCGGGACGGTCTTCGTGCCGGCGCGCCGTCGCCGGCCCAACCGGACCTGGTGGCTGCAGCACGCGACGACCTCGCGGGGAGCGCTCGTCGTCGACGCCGGCGCCGTCACCGCGCTGACCGAGCGCGGCAAGTCGCTCCTGCCAGCCGGGATCGTCGAGATCCGGGGCAGCTTCGCCGAGGGTGACGTCGTCGACGTCGTCGGCCCGGACGGCGCTGTCGTCGCCCGCGGGCTCTCCAGCTACTCGTCCACCGACCTGCCGCAGATGCTCGGACGGTCGACGAAGGAGATCGCGGCCGAGCTCGGGGCGCAGTACGAGCGCGAGGCGATCCACCGCGACCATCTCGCGCTGACCTCCCGCTGA
- a CDS encoding lysoplasmalogenase, which translates to MPSLRRAAAWTLAAGAFAADWVAVATDRRKLELVAKPAAMPTLALACVEAGLPEKRWGAPVLVGQAFGLGGDVLLLREDQRSFLAGLSSFLVGHLAYIEAFRRMGVMSLAAWSTGNPLVGAGASLFVVSDTVIAVHSFVEPLDDPGLKIMVPYLLGQALVAAGAVRQAS; encoded by the coding sequence ATGCCCTCCCTTCGCCGTGCCGCCGCCTGGACCCTCGCCGCGGGCGCCTTCGCCGCCGACTGGGTGGCCGTCGCGACCGACCGGCGAAAGCTCGAGCTCGTCGCCAAGCCCGCCGCGATGCCGACGCTGGCCCTGGCGTGCGTGGAGGCCGGGCTGCCCGAGAAGCGGTGGGGGGCCCCGGTGCTCGTCGGGCAGGCCTTCGGGCTCGGTGGCGACGTGCTCCTGCTCCGCGAGGACCAGCGCTCCTTCCTCGCCGGGCTCTCGTCCTTCCTCGTCGGCCACCTCGCCTACATCGAGGCCTTCCGCCGGATGGGGGTGATGAGCCTCGCGGCCTGGTCGACGGGCAACCCGCTCGTCGGGGCCGGCGCCAGCCTCTTCGTCGTGAGCGACACGGTTATCGCGGTCCACAGCTTCGTCGAGCCGCTCGACGACCCGGGGCTGAAGATCATGGTCCCGTACCTGCTCGGACAGGCCCTCGTCGCCGCTGGAGCGGTGCGCCAGGCGTCATGA
- a CDS encoding histidine phosphatase family protein, giving the protein MIGDASAARRLVVLRHGETDSNAAGVWQGQLDHELSARGHAQARAAARALIPLRPVRVVSSDLRRAQVTGQDVAAACGVPITTDARLREIHAGAWQGMTGDQVREQYPEDAERLLTGEDFRRGGDGETVAEVAERARALVEEVLAAMEPGECVVLATHGVTGRTLAADLVGLDQQQAWLALGGLRNCHWVLLEEGRSGWRIVEWNAGAPAETIESDGVTA; this is encoded by the coding sequence GTGATCGGTGACGCGAGCGCGGCCCGCCGCCTCGTCGTCCTGCGCCACGGCGAGACCGACTCCAACGCCGCCGGGGTCTGGCAGGGCCAGCTCGACCACGAGCTCTCCGCCCGCGGGCACGCCCAGGCCCGAGCGGCTGCCCGCGCGCTCATCCCCCTTCGTCCCGTCCGGGTCGTCTCCTCGGACCTGCGCCGCGCCCAGGTCACCGGCCAGGACGTCGCCGCTGCCTGCGGCGTGCCGATCACGACCGACGCCCGGCTGCGCGAGATCCACGCGGGCGCCTGGCAGGGCATGACCGGCGACCAGGTCCGTGAGCAGTACCCCGAGGACGCCGAGCGGCTCCTCACGGGTGAGGACTTCCGGCGCGGTGGTGACGGCGAGACCGTCGCCGAGGTCGCCGAGCGGGCCCGGGCCCTCGTCGAGGAGGTCCTCGCCGCCATGGAGCCGGGGGAGTGCGTCGTCCTCGCGACCCACGGCGTCACCGGGCGCACCCTGGCCGCCGACCTCGTCGGGCTCGACCAGCAGCAGGCGTGGCTGGCCCTCGGCGGCCTGCGCAACTGCCACTGGGTGCTCCTCGAGGAGGGCCGGAGCGGCTGGCGGATCGTGGAGTGGAACGCCGGCGCCCCCGCCGAGACCATCGAGAGCGACGGCGTCACCGCCTGA
- a CDS encoding glutamate-5-semialdehyde dehydrogenase, giving the protein MTATTTGPAPASEQDVELVRELATRSRAAARQLALLTRAEKDAALLALADALDTAVPRIVTANAEDIARGQAGGMTESLQDRLRLDDGRVRAIAQALRDVAGLPDPVGEVVRGSTLANGMQIRQVRVPMGVVGMIYEARPNVTVDAAGLGLKSGNAVILRGGSAAASSNRVLVEVLREALTAAGLPADAVQLLEGGHGTVTALMTARGLVDLLIPRGGAGLIESVVLGSTVPVIETGIGNCHVYVDAGADLDKALAIAVNSKTHRPSVCNAAESLLVHEAVAADFLPRVLRALGDADVVLHADEAAGRAAQAEGVASTPVTDEAFATEFHGLEMSVAVVPDLDAALEHVRRYGTGHTEAIVTEDRAAARRWVAEVDAAAVMVNASTRFTDGGEFGFGAEIGISTQKLHARGPMALPELTTTKWVVEGEGHIR; this is encoded by the coding sequence ATGACCGCCACGACGACCGGACCGGCGCCCGCCAGCGAGCAGGACGTCGAGCTCGTCCGCGAGCTCGCGACCCGCTCCCGCGCCGCCGCCCGCCAGCTCGCCCTGCTCACCCGCGCCGAGAAGGACGCCGCACTGCTCGCCCTCGCCGACGCGCTCGACACCGCGGTCCCGCGCATCGTCACAGCCAACGCCGAGGACATCGCCCGCGGCCAGGCCGGTGGGATGACAGAGAGCCTCCAGGACCGCCTGCGGCTGGACGACGGACGGGTCCGGGCCATCGCCCAGGCGCTCCGTGACGTCGCCGGGCTGCCCGACCCGGTCGGCGAGGTCGTCCGCGGCTCGACCCTGGCCAACGGCATGCAGATCCGGCAGGTCCGGGTGCCGATGGGCGTCGTCGGGATGATCTACGAGGCCCGCCCCAACGTCACCGTCGACGCCGCCGGCCTTGGCCTGAAGTCCGGCAACGCCGTCATCCTGCGCGGTGGCAGCGCGGCCGCGAGCAGCAACCGGGTCCTCGTCGAGGTGCTCCGCGAGGCGCTCACCGCCGCCGGGCTGCCCGCCGACGCCGTCCAGCTGCTCGAGGGGGGCCACGGCACCGTCACGGCGCTCATGACTGCCCGAGGGCTCGTCGACCTGCTCATCCCGCGTGGGGGAGCGGGTCTGATCGAGTCCGTCGTGCTCGGCTCGACGGTGCCCGTCATCGAGACCGGCATCGGCAACTGCCACGTCTACGTCGACGCGGGCGCGGATCTCGACAAGGCGCTCGCGATCGCGGTCAACTCCAAGACCCACCGGCCGAGCGTGTGCAACGCCGCCGAGTCGCTCCTCGTCCACGAGGCGGTCGCCGCGGACTTCCTCCCGCGGGTCCTGCGGGCGCTCGGTGACGCCGACGTCGTCCTGCACGCCGACGAGGCGGCGGGCCGGGCCGCCCAGGCCGAAGGGGTGGCGAGCACCCCGGTGACGGACGAGGCCTTCGCGACGGAGTTCCACGGGCTGGAGATGAGCGTCGCCGTCGTGCCCGACCTCGACGCGGCGCTCGAGCACGTCCGGCGCTACGGCACCGGCCACACCGAGGCGATCGTCACCGAGGACCGCGCCGCCGCCCGCCGCTGGGTCGCCGAGGTCGACGCGGCCGCGGTGATGGTCAACGCGTCGACCCGGTTCACCGACGGCGGCGAGTTCGGCTTCGGCGCGGAGATCGGCATCTCGACGCAGAAGCTGCACGCCCGCGGCCCGATGGCGCTGCCCGAGCTCACGACGACGAAGTGGGTCGTCGAGGGCGAGGGCCACATCCGCTGA
- the pdxY gene encoding pyridoxal kinase PdxY, with the protein MSTTILSIQSSVAYGHVGNSASVFPMQRLGVEVWPVSTVLFSNHTGYGEWRGPLVPPEDVREVISGIGERGAFPEVDAVLSGYQGGVQIGDVILDAVAQVKAANPSAIYACDPVMGNAKSGCFVHPDIPVLLRERVVPQADLITPNQFELGFLTGTEPADLESTLASVDAARAMGPSTVLVTSVLQPDRPEDTIEMLAVHGDGAWIVRTEHLPIKCNGSGDVTAALFTTHLLQSGGDAEVALGRTASSVWDLVKRTLDSGRRELQLVQSQEEIAHPRMQFEVTRVR; encoded by the coding sequence GTGAGCACGACGATTCTCTCGATCCAGTCCTCCGTCGCCTACGGGCACGTCGGGAACTCCGCGTCCGTCTTCCCCATGCAGCGGCTCGGGGTGGAGGTCTGGCCGGTGAGCACCGTGCTCTTCAGCAACCACACCGGCTACGGCGAGTGGCGCGGCCCCCTCGTCCCGCCGGAGGACGTGCGCGAGGTCATCTCCGGCATCGGTGAGCGTGGCGCCTTCCCGGAGGTCGACGCGGTCCTCTCCGGCTACCAGGGCGGGGTGCAGATCGGCGACGTCATCCTCGACGCCGTCGCCCAGGTCAAGGCGGCCAACCCCTCCGCGATCTACGCGTGCGACCCGGTGATGGGCAACGCGAAGTCGGGCTGCTTCGTCCACCCCGACATCCCCGTGCTCCTCCGCGAGCGGGTGGTGCCGCAGGCCGACCTCATCACGCCCAATCAGTTCGAGCTGGGCTTCCTCACCGGCACCGAGCCCGCCGACCTGGAGTCGACGCTGGCCTCCGTCGACGCGGCCCGCGCGATGGGCCCGTCGACGGTGCTCGTCACGTCGGTGCTCCAGCCCGACCGCCCGGAGGACACGATCGAGATGCTCGCCGTCCATGGCGACGGCGCGTGGATCGTGCGCACCGAGCACCTGCCGATCAAGTGCAACGGCTCCGGTGACGTCACGGCCGCGCTCTTCACGACCCACCTGCTCCAGTCCGGCGGCGACGCCGAGGTCGCCCTCGGCCGCACGGCGAGCAGCGTCTGGGACCTCGTGAAGCGGACCCTCGACTCCGGGCGGCGCGAGCTCCAGCTCGTCCAGAGCCAGGAGGAGATCGCTCACCCGCGGATGCAGTTCGAGGTCACCCGCGTCCGCTGA
- a CDS encoding YgjV family protein: MDRTLLEVIGWVGSAILVVSLVQTNLHRLRWINLVGCLVLVGYNAVVGVWPMVGLNVVLAAVNLWHLVRAARDRHDERAYEILQVDGDDTYLRHVLRVHEADIRRFTPGFVHDPFAGDDAYLVLTGDETVGVTIVRAEPDGVAQVLLDYVTPRYRDRSPGEFVFGPSGPIRSSGYRRVKTPPGMVGPYYDRLGFTRAGDHFELTVT; encoded by the coding sequence ATGGATCGAACGCTCCTCGAGGTCATCGGCTGGGTCGGGTCGGCGATCCTCGTCGTCTCGCTGGTCCAGACCAACCTGCACCGGCTGCGCTGGATCAACCTCGTCGGGTGCCTCGTGCTCGTCGGCTACAACGCCGTCGTCGGGGTCTGGCCCATGGTCGGGCTCAACGTCGTCCTCGCCGCGGTGAACCTCTGGCACCTCGTCCGCGCGGCCCGGGACCGGCACGACGAGCGCGCCTACGAGATCCTCCAGGTGGACGGTGACGACACCTACCTGCGCCACGTGCTGCGCGTCCACGAGGCCGACATCCGCCGCTTCACACCGGGGTTCGTCCACGACCCCTTCGCCGGTGACGACGCCTACCTCGTCCTCACCGGGGACGAGACCGTCGGCGTGACGATCGTGCGGGCCGAGCCCGACGGGGTCGCGCAGGTGCTCCTCGACTACGTGACACCGCGCTACCGCGACCGCAGCCCGGGCGAGTTCGTCTTCGGCCCATCGGGACCGATCAGGAGCAGCGGATACCGTCGGGTGAAGACCCCGCCCGGGATGGTGGGGCCGTACTACGACCGGCTCGGCTTCACCCGCGCCGGGGACCACTTCGAGCTCACCGTCACCTGA